One genomic region from Salvia hispanica cultivar TCC Black 2014 chromosome 2, UniMelb_Shisp_WGS_1.0, whole genome shotgun sequence encodes:
- the LOC125206809 gene encoding protein FAR1-RELATED SEQUENCE 5-like: MNKVADKLPKNMLGSEELKKELNACVWSELIEPDAFEESWHAIMERYGLANNDWFSSMFASRKFWVPAFFRDFPMNSLIKTTSLSESQNGFFKRYSKCRANLMLFYMNYNHALEAQRSNSAKLEYYDSTKVPILRTELEIEKHASTIYSGMSTNRENEVYNINDKDSNSWTVTYSIGDDTYLCGCKKFERLGLLCSHIFCVLKYKFVKLIPENLRGWRWLKFVKSIHGGFCDDEEILSVVDEKKIAFKNLYALFFEIAQSIEGNIDQINAFTAIIEEGKKQLFGSVVLSSTEKRALIENFYGSQVPNIIEVHPPNVVSTKGSGSRRKSKKESAMKLAMKPGRKCGNCHVIGHHDSRNCF, translated from the exons ATGAATAAAGTTGCTGACAAATTGCCAAAGAACATGCTTGGTAGTGAAGAACTAAAGAAGGAATTGAATGCATGTGTTTGGTCGGAGTTGATAGAGCCTGATGCATTTGAAGAATCTTGGCATGCTATAATGGAAAGATATGGGCTGGCCAATAATGACTGGTTTTCATCGATGTTTGCATCTAGAAAGTTTTGGGTACCAGCCTTTTTCCGTGATTTTCCGATGAACTCGTTGATAAAGACAACATCTTTGTCCGAATCACAGAATGGCTTCTTTAAAAGGTACTCAAAGTGTCGGGCTAACCTTATGCTATTTTATATGAACTATAACCATGCTTTGGAGGCTCAAAGAAGTAATAGCGCAAAGCTTGAATACTATGATTCAACAAAAGTGCCTATATTGCGAACAGAATTGGAAATCGAGAAACATGCATCAACGATATATAGTG GAATGTCTACCAATAGAGAGAATGAAGTATATAACATAAATGACAAGGATTCAAACTCATGGACAGTGACTTACTCCATTGGCGATGACACCTATTTGTGTGGATGTAAAAAGTTTGAGAGACTTGGTCTATTGTGCAgccatatattttgtgtgttgaaaTATAAGTTTGTTAAGTTGATACCCGAGAATTTGCGTGGATGGAGATGGTTGAAGTTTGTGAAGTCAATACATGGAGGTTTTTgtgatgatgaagaaatacTCTCTGTTGTGGACGAGAAGAAGATTGCATTTAAAAACTTGTATGCACTATTCTTTGAAATAGCACAAAGTATTGAAGGGAACATTGACCAAATCAATGCATTTACTGCAATTATTGAAGAAGGTAAGAAGCAGCTTTTCGGAAGTGTTGTTCTGTCTTCGACAGAGAAGAGAGCATTGATTGAGAATTTCTATGGCTCACAAGTTCCAAACATTATTGAAGTTCATCCTCCTAATGTTGTCAGTACAAAGGGAAGTGGAAGTAGGAGGAAATCGAAGAAGGAGTCGGCAATGAAGTTAGCAATGAAACCAGGCCGAAAGTGTGGAAATTGTCATGTGATTGGACACCATGATTCGAGGAACTGCTTCTGA